The following proteins are encoded in a genomic region of Pyrus communis chromosome 11, drPyrComm1.1, whole genome shotgun sequence:
- the LOC137707578 gene encoding heat shock protein 90-6, mitochondrial-like — translation MHRLPRHSVSAILRHGSARYRNSAAPISCASTHCGSVGETDRQVRWHSVLVPGKCNTTNSATFNLKIGLYFGNRYESTAAASDASAAPPAETYEYQAEVSRLMDLIVNSLYSNKEVFLRELISNASDALDKLRFLSVTQPDLLKGGGDLDIHIQSDKDNGIINIIDSGIGMTREELIDCLGTIAQSGTSKFLKALKDSKDAGSDNNLIGQFGVGFYSAFLVADRIVVSTKSPKSDKQYAWQGEVNASSYTIQEETDPEKLIPRGTRITLYLKRDDKGFAHPERIEKLVKNYSQFVSFPIYTWKEKGFTKEVEIDEDPAESKTDEQDEKTEKKKKTKTVVEKYWDWDLTNEKQPIWLRNPKEVNTEDYNEFYKKTFNEYLDPLASSHFTTEGEVEFRSILYVPAVPPMGKDDIVNPKTKNIRLYVKRVFISDDFDGELFPRYLSFIKGVVDSNDLPLNVSREILQESRIVRIMRKRLVRKAFDMILGISMSQNREDYEKFWENFGKHLKLGCIEDRENHKRIAPLLRFFSSQSEDVMISLDEYLENMKPEQKDIYYIASDSVTSARNTPFLEKLLEKDFEVLYLVDPIDEVAIQNLKSYKEKNFIDISKEDLDLGDRNEEKEKEIKQEYSQTCDWIKKRLGDKVASVQISNRLSSSPCVLVSGKFGWSANMERLMKAQTVGDTSSLEYMRGRRVFEINPEHPIIKNLNAASKINPDDEDAIRAIDLLYDTALVSSGFTPDNPAELGGKIYKMMSLALSGKWSTPAAEIQQTEPQQHNPEILEAEVRQPGPQHNHPETLEDEVVEPVEAGSQK, via the exons TGGCACTCAGTGTTGGTCCCTGGGAAGTGTAACACTACCAATTCCGCAACTTTTAACTTGAAAATTGGCCTGTATTTCGGCAATCGGTATGAGTCCACTGCTGCAGCATCTGACGCATCGGCCGCACCACCTGCTGAGACATACGAGTATCAAGCTGAG GTCAGTCGCCTCATGGACCTCATCGTTAACAGCTTGTACAGTAACAAGGAAGTTTTTCTTCGAGAGCTTATTAG CAATGCAAGTGACGCATTGGACAAACTTCGTTTCCTCAGTGTCACACAGCCTGATCTTCTGAAGGGTGGAGGTGATCTAGATATCCATATCCAGTCTGATAAAGACAATGGGatcatcaatatcat TGATTCTGGAATTGGTATGACTCGGGAAGAGCTTATTGACTGTCTGGGAACAATTGCACAAAGTGGGACATCAAAATTCTTGAAAGCATTGAAG GATAGTAAAGATGCTGGCAGTGATAACAATCTGATTGGTCAGTTTGGTGTTGGCTTTTACTCAGCATTCCTTGTTGCAGATCGG ATTGTTGTCTCCACAAAGAGCCCAAAGTCTGACAAACAATATGCATGGCAAGGAGAGGTAAATGCTAGCTCTTATACAATTCAGGAGGAGACTGATCCCGAGAAGCTTATTCCCAGAGGAACCCGCATCACCTTGTATCTCAAG CGCGATGACAAAGGTTTTGCTCATCCAGAACGCATTGAAAAACTTGTGAAAAACTATTCACAATTTGTTTCCTTTCCTATATACACTTGGAAGGAAAAAGGATTCACTAAAGAG GTTGAGATAGATGAAGATCCAGCTGAATCCAAAACAGATGAACAAGATGAGAAAACCGAG aaaaagaagaaaacgaaGACTGTTGTTGAGAAATACTGGGATTGGGATCTCACTAATGAGAAACAACCAATATGG CTTCGCAATCCTAAGGAAGTCAATACAGAGGATTACAATGAGTTCTACAAGAAAACTTTCAATGAATACTTGGATCCACTAGCATCTTCGCACTTCACAACAGAG GGTGAAGTAGAGTTCAGGTCTATTCTATATGTCCCAGCTGTTCCTCCCATGGGGAAGGATGACATAGTCAATCCCAAGACAAAAAATATAAGGCTTTATGTGAAACGGGTGTTCATTTCAGATGACTTTGATGGAGAACTG TTCCCACGATATTTAAGCTTCATCAAAGGTGTTGTGGACTCGAATGATCTTCCACTCAATGTCTCACGTGAAATACTTCAGGAGAGTCGTATT GTACGGATTATGAGGAAGCGCTTGGTTCGTAAGGCCTTTGACATGATCCTTGGAATATCCATGAGCCAGAACAGAGAA GATTATGAAAAGTTCTGGGAAAATTTTGGCAAACACTTGAAACTGGGTTGCATTGAAGatcgtgaaaatcataagcgtATTGCTCCATTGCTTAGATTTTTCTCTTCCCAGAGTGAGGATGTGATGATCAGCTTGGATGAATATCTTGAAAACATGAAACCTGAGCAGAAGGATATCTATTACATTGCTTCAGACAGTGTGACAAGTGCCAGGAATACACCATTCCTGGAGAAACTTCTTGAGAAGGACTTCGAA GTGTTGTACTTAGTTGATCCCATTGATGAGGTTGCCATCCAGAACCTTAAATCatacaaggagaagaatttCATTGATATTAGCAAGGAAGACCTAGATCTAG GGGATAGGaatgaggaaaaagaaaaggagattaAGCAGGAATATAGCCAAACATGTGATTGGATTAAGAAGCGTTTGGGCGACAAGGTTGCCAGTGTTCAAATTTCAAACCGTCTTAGCTCGTCACCCTGTGTTCTTGTGTCGGGGAAGTTTGGCTGGTCTGCCAACATGGAGAG GTTGATGAAGGCACAAACTGTCGGTGATACCTCTAGCCTGGAGTATATGAGAGGCAGGAGAGTGTTTGAGATTAATCCCGAGCACCCGATCATTAAAAACTTAAAT GCTGCAAGCAAGATCAACCCGGATGATGAGGATGCTATTAGAGCTATTGATCTTCTGTACGACACAGCATTGGTGTCAAGCGGTTTTACT CCTGATAATCCAGCAGAGCTGGGTGGAAAGATATACAAGATGATGAGTCTGGCGCTCTCTGGGAAATGGTCCACACCTGCTGCTGAAATTCAGCAGACCGAACCCCAACAACACAACCCCGAGATACTCGAGGCCGAGGTTCGGCAACCAGGACCCCAACACAACCACCCCGAGACGCTAGAGGACGAGGTGGTTGAGCCTGTTGAAGCCGGCAGTCAGAAATGA
- the LOC137707983 gene encoding OBERON-like protein, with amino-acid sequence MGTSSGSNIHQQPSSRMLPPRQQPRAGGLQTSLSLVSSDPRLSPEEPRSNSDHRRESPTESASSRETWPTADVIMAKKMENGKAENDCPEQSVIRRLSSADKISLREIAGERVDIIAEKMHHLPDEFQEELKNNLRVILDGNGGSQQREEFFILQKLVQSRADLIAKTLIRAHRVQLEILVAINTGILAFLHPNISLSQTSLIEVFVYKRCRNIACQNQIPADDCTCEICTKRNGFCNLCMCVICNKFDFEVNTCRWVGCDLCSHWTHTDCAIRDGLISMGPSGKSGAGPSEMLFRCRACNRTSELLGWVKDVFQHCAPAWDREALTRELDFVSRIFRGSEDPRGQKLFWKCEELKEKIKSGLAESTAACRAILMFFQELEGDSPKSLENGESGRLIAPQEACNRIAEVVQEAIRKMEMVADEKMRMYKKSRMAVDACDRELQDKAREVQELKLERQTKKNQIDELEKIVRLKHAEADMFQLKANEAKREADRLQRIALAKSDKSEEEYANSYLKQRLSEAEAEKQYLFEKIKLQESSRASQNGGGGSGDPSQLLMYSKMHDMMPNERHPFRKKP; translated from the exons ATGGGTACATCATCTGGTTCCAATATTCACCAACAGCCTTCATCAAGAATGCTTCCTCCACGTCAGCAACCACGAGCAGGGGGATTACAAACTTCACTGTCCCTTGTCTCTTCAGATCCTCGGCTGTCCCCAGAAGAACCCAGATCAAATTCTGATCACAGACGCGAGTCCCCTACCGAGAGTGCCAGTTCTCGAGAAACCTGGCCTACTGCTGATGTCATAATGGCAAAGAAGATGGAGAATGGGAAAGCAGAAAATGATTGCCCTGAACAATCAGTCATTCGCCGTCTTTCCAGTGCTGATAAGATATCTCTTCGAGAAATAGCTGGAGAGCGAGTTGATATAATCGCTGAAAAGATGCATCACCTACCCGACGAGTTTCaagaagaattgaagaacaaccTCCGAGTCATCCTCGATGGGAATGGAGGTTCACAGCAGCGAgaggaattttttattttgcagaAGCTTGTTCAGAGTAGAGCGGACTTAATAGCTAAGACATTGATTAGAGCACACAGAGTGCAGCTTGAAATCCTTGTTGCAATAAATACCGGGATTCTGGCATTTTTGCATCCAAATATCAGTCTTTCTCAAACTTCCTTAATTGAAGTTTTCGTGTACAAGAGATGCAGGAATATAGCATGCCAAAACCAGATTCCTGCTGATGATTGTACCTGTGAGATATGCACGAAAAGGAATGGTTTCTGCAATCTTTGCATGTGTGTAATCTGTAACAAGTTCGACTTTGAAGTTAACACTTGCCGCTGGGTTGGTTGTGATTTGTGTTCGCATTGGACTCACACTGACTGTGCGATTCGTGATGGACTAATAAGCATGGGACCCTCCGGTAAGAGTGGAGCAGGGCCATCCGAAATGCTTTTCAGGTGTCGAGCTTGCAATCGAACATCTGAGCTATTGGGCTGGGTCAAAGATGTTTTTCAACACTGCGCTCCTGCCTGGGACCGGGAAGCTCTGACAAGGGAGCTTGACTTTGTTAGTAGGATTTTTCGTGGAAGTGAAGACCCCCGAGGGCAAAAACTCTTTTGGAAGTGTGAGGAGctcaaagaaaaaataaaaagtggacTTGCAGAGTCGACAGCAGCCTGCAGAGCAATATTGATGTTTTTCCAAG AGCTTGAGGGAGATTCTCCAAAGAGTCTGGAAAACGGGGAAAGTGGACGGCTAATAGCACCACAGGAGGCTTGTAATCGAATCGCTGAAGTGGTGCAGGAGGCCATAAGGAAGATGGAAATGGTGGCAGATGAGAAGATGAGAATGTATAAGAAATCCCGAATGGCTGTTGATGCTTGTGACAGGGAACTCCAGGACAAAGCCAGGGAAGTCCAAGAGCTAAAGCTTGAGAGGCAAACAAAGAAGAATCAAATTGACGAGCTGGAGAAAATTGTGAGGCTCAAACATGCAGAGGCTGATATGTTCCAACTCAAGGCCAATGAGGCAAAACGAGAGGCTGACAGGCTCCAGAGGATCGCTCTTGCCAAGTCAGATAAATCAGAGGAAGAATATGCCAACAGTTACTTAAAACAACGGTTGAGTGAAGCCGAGGCAGAAAAGCAGTACCTTTTTGAGAAGATTAAACTGCAAGAGAGTTCGCGAGCATCCCAGAACGGTGGCGGCGGCAGTGGTGACCCTTCTCAGTTGCTTATGTACTCGAAAATGCATGATATGATGCCAAACGAACGCCATCCTTTCAGAAAAAAACCCTGA